In one Podarcis muralis chromosome 7, rPodMur119.hap1.1, whole genome shotgun sequence genomic region, the following are encoded:
- the LOC144328615 gene encoding uncharacterized protein LOC144328615 — MGRFLALTLLLLSLSILCCTAKDKGRRFRSGHKGGEPDQEGHEPCSCSDLHGPRNPKKHGRLCPCDGILTGLSLPEQLHRHHRGMSKQHLHQRRHRCQAFVNKCHMMRVAIPL; from the exons ATGGGCCGATTCCTAGCTTTGACTCTCCTGCTCCTGTCGCTCAGCATCCTTTGCTGCACGGCCAAGGATAAAG GTAGAAGATTCCGTTCAGGCCACAAGGGGGGAGAGCCAGACCAGGAAGGCCACGAACCCTGCAGTTGTTCCG ACCTGCATGGGCCCCGGAATCCAAAGAAACACGGACGGCTGTGTCCTTGCGATGGCATCCTTACCGGTTTGTCTCTGCCAG aacAGCTCCATCGCCACCACCGTGGCATGTCCAAGCAGCATTTGCACCAGAGAAGGCATCGGTGCCAGGCGTTTGTGAATAAGTGCCACATGATGCGGGTGGCCATACCCTTGTAG